The following is a genomic window from Prunus persica cultivar Lovell chromosome G7, Prunus_persica_NCBIv2, whole genome shotgun sequence.
CAGCTAACCAACTGCTTGCCTTCAGATTCAAAGGACAGCACAGGCGTGATTTTGGATTCTTGTATACTTTTGTAACGTCGAACTACTGTTTATCAACAATGTCCAGAAAATGTAAACTACGACAGCCATTATACGTAGAGTGCAGCGTGATTTTGGAGATTATGTTGGGCAACAACACCTATTGGAAATTTGAAGGTGCGGTTTTACTCAACAGATATCAGCTGGTTTTGTCTTTGACTCTGTTACTCTCGTTCGCGTTACCATTGAAGTGATGAGTTCCATGGTTGTGAATCAATTTGTGAGTTGTGGGGGACCATCCATTTTCCATTTCACCATCTGCTGGTTTATCTGCTGGTTTGCAGGCGGATGATGGCGGTCCCTTTTTGTCTTTGAtattacaaattttatttgactAAAAAAGTAGCAGACAGGATATTTGAGTATTCATTGCCCAAAGATTTTTCTACTTGGATCCATCGAAATAAGGCCTTGGGTATTCATTAACTAGAAGCAGGGAGGTTTTAACttgatatgaaagaagaacaaatgcaAGAAGAGACAAGAATATTCATTAAACTAGAATGcacattttcaatttcaatttcaattagtACTACAGCTACAGGACAGAAGCTACGCTACAGACTTTATCACCTCAGTTCATCACTCTTGATCGTGTTCACAGACGTCTAGTTTTGCTTTCCCCACCACCTAAGAAGTTTTAGCCAAGAAGGTAAAAGAAGCTTGTGGTCTTTGTCGGAGAAGGCATTCATAGAATCCAAAATTCCTACCCCGTTGGAATTGGTAGCATGAAATGTATTCCCACTGACGACATAGCCGCCGTTGACGACATAGCCGCCGCCTGTGCCGTTGGAGGCCTGTGAGGGGATCAGTTGAGGAACAGGAACAGGTGGTGATTTGCTTAGCAGATATTTATGAATCTCAGCACTTAACTTCTGACGTTCAGAAGTGCCACATTTTGGGGCTGCTACACGAGATTTGATGGCGAGATCACGCCTTTCTTCCTTATTGTATTCTACTGAACCCAATTCACCATCTGGGTAGGTGGGCATTTCATCGATAAGTGCACCTAAAGCATCTCGCACCCTCCATGATGGCTCCCAATCATCCAGTCGCCTTATCCTGATCTTCTTGTGGGTTTGGAAGCGACCATTTTCCGTCAAAAGCGTGAATGAAGGAGGCTTCGATGGGTACTCCTTCGGAAACTGGATCCGCCCATGATAAATCCCACCCTCGAATTCAGTTCCACTAGCGCCTCTGACTCCAAATTGCCATTCATATGGGTTCCGCTCGAGCATGCGGCAGTCAAAATCGTCGGAGGGATTGGATATAATCTCTATATACTCCTCTCCAAGCCGCCCCACCACCCTAGCGACAGTAGGTCCGACTCGATCGGAGggtttggattcaatcccacGAATCCGCTTCATCGCCGGGTAGCGATCCAATTCCATTTGATTTTGTTCGATCTGCGTCGATCCGACTCGATCGTCGGAGGGTTTGGATTCAATCTCACTATGCTCCTCTAGATTTCGCTTCATCGCTGGGCAGCGATCCAAttctatttgattttgtgCGATCTTCGTCGATCCGACTTGATACACCATCACCATCTCTTCCGGTTAACaaaactttaaataaatacttctCAAATACGAGGAAAGAAAGCCGGCGGTGTTTAATTATTCTCAAAGGAAAGAGCCGGCAGTGTTGAATTTCATAGGTCTTGTCATGGAGAGTAAATATGCATATCTTGTTGCTATTTCTTCagagaaaattcaaaagcTGAGATGGATTTGAAGTTCAAGGCTCTCACTACTTACAGtgacagagaagaagaggaaagctGTAACTAGTTTAGAGATGTCTATTTGGCTCAGAAAGAACTGAACCGGGGAAATCGAGCATTAGATGAAAGCGGAAGGGTAGAGATTGCAAGAAAGCCAAGTCGAGAAGCGGAGAATGCAGAATAGGAGAGTGCGGCGCGCAAAGAGAGGAAAGCGTGAAATTTTTTAGGGTTACAGATGTGGCGTCGTTTTATACATGGGGTAATAGAATAGGTTAGGGCTCGTCAATGGGCTGGGCTTTCTAAGGCGCACCGGGCCGGGCCGGCCTAAATGGGCTTCTTGATATAACCAaggtcttttttttctttttttttatatgccaTGTTACTAATTTTATATGACTAAATAAGTATCAGACAGGATATCAAAAGAAGCCCTTGATTGAGTATTCATTGCCCAAAGAATTTTCTACTCGGATACAGAACAGTTGCCTCAAGAAGTAGAGAGGTTTAACTTGATATGAGAGAAGAGCCCAGAATTGAATTCTTCATTACTCTCAGCTTATGACAACAAAGTTTTAAACAGAGGATATTGGCCTAAATTCCTAAACTTGTTAGGGCATTAACTTCATCCCACACGACAAGAATTTCAAAAACATATGCAGACAAACTTCTTGCtgttgtccactcacattcaacaacaaaaatatagcAAACACAACAAACCAAAGATGCGTTAACTCTACCAGTAATGTATGCTACTATATCTTAAGCATGCTTTGCCTGGAAATCCTTCATGAAATCAACTTCTCAACCCCAGCCAAAGGCATGGCATTATAAATAGAAGCCCTCATCCCTCCCACTGACCTATGCCCCTTGAGCTGAACCATCTTCTCCTTAGCTGCCTCCTTCACAAACTCAGCTTCCAACTCTGACTTCTCAAACGTGAAGGGCACATTCATCAATGACCTCACAGACTTCTCAACTGGGCACCTGTAAAACCCTTTGCTCTCATCAATGGCGTTGTACAAAAGATCAGCCTtcctcttgttcttcttctcaatCTCACCCAAACCACCCTGCTCCAGCAAGTCCTCAAACACCAACCCACACATGTAAATACCATAGCATGGTGGTGTGTTGTACAGAGACTTGTCCTCATCATGAATCTTGAAGTCCAGCATCACAGGTGTGATCTCTTGAGCATTGCCAATCAGATCCTTCCTGATGATCACAACGGTCACTCCGGATGGACCCACGTTTTTCTGAGCCCCAGCATAAATGATCCCAAACTTGGACACATCCACCGGCTTGGAGCAGAAATTTGAGGACATATCAAGAGGCCATTTTTGGGAGTTGGGTAGGTCTTGAACTCAACCCTGTGGATGGTTTCATTGGCGCATATATGCACAAACTTGGCGTCTGGGCTCTGCTCCAATTCTTCAAAAGCTGGGATCTTTGTGTACTTCTCGGACTTGCCGGACCAGATCACCTGGGCTGAGAATACTTCTGGGCCTCCTTGAAGGCCTTTTCTCAATCTCACTCAAACAACCCTGCTCTGCTCCAAGTAGTCCTCAAACACCAATCCACACGTATATATCATAACATTTTTGATGCAGAAATGTTATAAATATtacttttataatttattagttattgtaagagaaaaacaatttcaacaatttcaacaaTGCGTTTAACCAGAAGTACATACTATTGCTCTGACGCAACCAATTTCAACAATTAGCTGTTTTAGACTAGTAGTCGATTGTTCACCATTTCATGACCATAACTACTTGAGTCATGGTGGCTGTTCCTTACCTGCTCTTCATCCAGTGTCGTTTGGTTGTTTACTAGTACTATATCTTAAGCACATTTTTTACAGAGATATGTTGCTCTTAACAACACCTTGCAGCATATCAAGAGCTTAGAATTAATGCTTGAATCTGCAATACAGTCTTAATTGAATTGTTTGGGATTccgtaggaaaaaaaaaaaaaaagtttgtcaaacaaaaaaaccaaaaaaagaagtataAATCCAAAGGAAAGGCGAGAAAATTGGTCGTTCTCTCTCTGGTTAGGttacatatacatacattGTCGTGGAGCACAAGTCACAAAATCCTCTGGGGCGGCCCTGCCCAAGTctatatattgtattaataacctctctcttctcatcgactcaaaatctttcaaTCCATCGTCGTCTTCTCAGATGAAGAAACCGGTGCAAGTGTATATCAGTTCGGTTCTGAAAGCATGCCGGAACCATGTCGGCAATACTCGTTCACCTCCACAACTGAATATCAAAAGAGTAAGGGCTCCTGCTGCAACTCTAACTGCTCCAACAACAACTCTTGTTGGTCCTCCAGATCTCACAAGATTAACCAACAAGGTCTTCCCCTCCTACGGTAACCCCTGCCTAGATCTGTTTTACCAAGTGGTACCAGACGCCGCCGACGCTGGTACCGATTCCCACAAATATCTTAAGCAACTGCTGCCGGTGGCCTGGTCCCACAATCCCTCAACGACCCTCAAGCTCATCTGCAACATACTCAATGTCCGTGGAAAAAACGACGAAGACGGCTTCTACACGGCGGCGTTTTGGCTCCATCAGAACCACCCTAAGACCCTAGCCTGCAACGTCCCGTCTATTGCCGGGTCCTTGGGCAATTTAACGACCCTTTTGGGAATTCTATACCGGATCCTACAAGACCAAGATCGCCCCCTCCATCTCTGTCTCTACGGGGATATCAGTAAAGTCAGCTCTGCTGGTAGCGAGAAGATCCTAGCCTTGGCCAGAATGGCCGTTGAGAGGTACCAGCGTGACCCGGATTATCGGTTCTTACACGACCGGATTTCGGATCTTTTCGCCGATTGCTTGAAGTCTGATATTCAAAACCTGAACAAACACCAGCAGCAGAGTATcaatgatgatgaggatgatgagtCTGCTAAGTGCTTGGAGATAACCTCCGCGGCGGAATGGTGCCCTTCCATCGACTCCTCTTTCGATCACGCCACTCTACTCTGCGAGAGCATCGCCAAGAAGTTTTTTCCCCGAGAATCGTACCCGGAATACGAAGGTGTTGAGGAGGCCGATTACGCCTACAGAGTCCGTCACCGTTTGAGGAAGGAGGTTCTGGTGCCTTTGAGGAAGGTCCTGGAATGTTCCAACTATCACACACGTATGAACAAGTGGGGTTATGATCCGGGATTCAAGCGAGAGCCCTGTGCGGTCAAGAAGTATTTGGAGGACGTGAAAGCCGCTGGCAACTCCAAGATTGAGCCCGGTGCTTTGCTTCCACATGAGATCATAGGCTATGTGAACGACGGGGATG
Proteins encoded in this region:
- the LOC18771733 gene encoding ubiquitin-conjugating enzyme E2 32, which codes for MVMVYQVGSTKIAQNQIELDRCPAMKRNLEEHSEIESKPSDDRVGSTQIEQNQMELDRYPAMKRIRGIESKPSDRVGPTVARVVGRLGEEYIEIISNPSDDFDCRMLERNPYEWQFGVRGASGTEFEGGIYHGRIQFPKEYPSKPPSFTLLTENGRFQTHKKIRIRRLDDWEPSWRVRDALGALIDEMPTYPDGELGSVEYNKEERRDLAIKSRVAAPKCGTSERQKLSAEIHKYLLSKSPPVPVPQLIPSQASNGTGGGYVVNGGYVVSGNTFHATNSNGVGILDSMNAFSDKDHKLLLPSWLKLLRWWGKQN
- the LOC18769885 gene encoding phosphoserine aminotransferase 2, chloroplastic; translated protein: MSSNFCSKPVDVSKFGIIYAGAQKNVGPSGVTVVIIRKDLIGNAQEITPVMLDFKIHDEDKSLYNTPPCYGIYMCGLVFEDLLEQGGLGEIEKKNKRKADLLYNAIDESKGFYRCPVEKSVRSLMNVPFTFEKSELEAEFVKEAAKEKMVQLKGHRSVGGMRASIYNAMPLAGVEKLIS